The window CGACTGAGGCGTCCGGTCGGCGGCCGAGGTGCACTGCCGACGGCCGAGGCGCACGACCGGGCGCACGACGAAGCCCCGGCCGGTTCCGTGGAACCGACCGGGGCTTCTCGTGGGGCCGCCTGTGGGAATCGAACCCACGACCTATTCATTACGAGTGAATCGCTCTGCCGACTGAGCTAAGGCGGCCTGCCTGCTGCACACGAGGCGCAACGACACTCGAATATAGCGCACTGCGCGGCCGGAGCGAAATCCGGTGGCCCCGGCGCGCCGCGCCACGATCACACGCGAGCACCGACTCAGCAGTCGAGGCCGCCCTCGGGCACCGTGCCGTCGACGAAGTAGTCGTCGACGGCATCGTTCACGCACACATCGCCCTGCCGGTACGCGGTGTGCCCCTCGCCCTCGAATCGGATGAGCACGGCGGATTCGAGTTGCTCGGTCACGGCTTCGGCCCATTGGATCGGCGTGGCGGGATCACCCGTCGTACCGATCACGAGCACGGGCGCCGCACCGGCACCGACGACCGGCTCGAGCGTGCTCGCCGACCGGTACGGCCATACCTCGCACTGCACGTCGCCGAGCGTCTTCGGCCCGGGCGTCCCGAGAACGGTCACCTCGGCGAGCTTCTCGTTGAACTCGACGATCTTCGCGGGGTCGGTCTCGACGGGATAGTCGAGGCAGTTGATCGCCGTGAACGCCTCCATCGAATTGCTCGTGTAGTGCCCGTCGGCACCGCGATCGTTGTAGCTGTCCGCGAACGCGAAGAGTCCCGAGGGATCCATCCGCGTCGTGTACATCGAGATCGCCTCCGTCAGTTGTGGCCACAACCAATCGGCGTACATGGCGCTCGAGATCGCCGTGCCGTAGACACCGCTCGTGAGCACGCGGCCGTCGACGTTCGTCGGCCGGGTCTCGTCCGCCTTCACGAGCTGGTCGTTGAGTTGGCCGAGCGCGTCGTCGACACTGCCCGTGAACGGACACGCCGGGCCGGTCAGGCAGTCCGCGAGGTATGCGCGCACCGCATCCGCGAAGCCGGCCTGCTGTTGCAGGATGACGTCGAACATCGGAAGCGTCGGGTCGGTCGCGCCGTCGAGGGCGACCCGCCCGACGTTCGCGGGATACGTGTCGATGTAGTGCGCACCGATGTCGGTGCCGTACGAGAACCCGAAGTAGTTGAGCTTCGCGTCACCGACGTTCGCACGCAGCATGTCGAGATCGTTCACCGTGCTCATCGTGTCCACGTAACCGAGCAGATCGCCCGTGTTCGCGGCACACTGATCGGCGAACCACTGTGCCTCGGCCGTCGCCGCGGCGATGACCTCCTCGTCGCTCGCGCCCGTGTCGGCCTGCGCATCCGGCGCTCCGTAGAGCCACTCGTCCATGTCGGCGTCGTCGAGGCACTCGACGTCGCTCGAGCGGCCGACGCCGCGCGGGTCCCACCCGATGATGTCGAAGTGCTGACGCAGTGGCTTGTCGAAGAAGGTCGATCCGCCGCTCTCGACGAAGTCGACACCCGACGCCCCCGGGCCGCCGGGGTTCGTGAACAGCGAGCCCAGCCTGGTCCCGGTGGCGGGCATCTTGACGAGTGCGAGTTCGATGTCGCCCTTCGCGGGGTCGCTCCAGTCCATCGGCGCGGTCGCGGTCGCGCACTCCAGTCCGCCACCGCACGACGACCAGTCGAGCTCCTGCTCGTAGTACGGGCGCGAGGCCGCGGGAACGTCGGGGCCGATGACCTCCTGCGAGCTCTCGTTCGTCCCCTGACCGACGGCCTGGAGCTCGGTGATGAGCGTGCAGCCACTCAGGAGCATCGGGGCGAGGGCCGCGAGCGTGAGTGCGATCCCACGCCGGTGCCTCGTCGCGCGCGGCGTGGTGCTGGTCATGTCGACTCCTGGTGCCTCGTGGTCAACTGGATGAGGAACGCCTCGAGTGCGAGCACCGGTGGGACGTTCGCCGCGAGCCGCACACGCGCGGTCGCGACACCGTCCAGGCTAGCGAGCGTCGCCTCACGCGGACTCCGCTGCGCGGCCGATTCGATCTCGTCCCGCCGGCGCTCGTTGACGAGGGCCACTCCCGCCTCGAGTTGCACGAGCAGGAGATCACGCAGGAGCGATTGGATGTCGGTGAGGATCCGGTCGATGCCGTCGATCTGCCCCCGCTTGGCCCGTCGCTTCTGGTGTTCCTCGAGATCGCGGATGATGCCGCGCATCTGCCGCGGAACCGCCTGGCCCGGTTCGAGCCCGAGCGACCGGAACGCCTCGGCACGCTCGACCTCGTCGCGGTCCGCCGCCTGCGCCTGCCCGTCCTCCTCGGCGATCGCCACGAGTTGCGCCGCCTTCCGGACGGCCTCGCCGGTCGTGCGCAGGCCGAGGAGGTGATCGAGCGATGCGTCGCGGCGCGCCCACGCCTCGGGACTCGTCGCGAGCCGACGTGCCATACCGACGTGCCCCTGCGCCTCGCGGGCCGCTCGCCGTGCCGGTTCGGGTGCCACACCGTCGCGGCGGACGAGGAGGTCGGCGACGTCGTCGGTCGACGGAACGCGCAGCTGGACGGTGCGCACACGAGACCGGATCGTGGGCAGCAGATCGGCCTCGCTCGGCGCGCACAGCAGCCAGACGGTCGACGCGGGCGGCTCCTCGATCGCCTTGAGGAGCGTGTTCGAGGTGCGCGCGACCATGCGGTCCGCGTCCTCGACGACGATCACGCGATAGCGCGAGATCATGGGCGACAGGCTCGCCCGCTCGACGAGCTCGCGAGCCGTCCCGATGTCGAGCTGCACGGTCTCGGTGACGACCGCCGTCAGATCGGGGTGTGAGCGGGCACGGACCTGGACGCAGGACGCACACGTCCCGCAGCCACCCCGCTCGCACAACAGCGCGGCGGCGAACGCGTAGGCGGTCGTACTGCGGCCCGATCCCGGGGGCCCGGTGATGAGCCACGAGTTCGTCATGGCGCTCGCCCCCTCGTCCCCCGCAGGAATCCGGGACGCCTCGGCGGCACGTCGGAAGATCTCGATGGCGTGCGGCTGCCCGCCGAGCTCGTCCCAGACGCTCACCGCTCGCCCTCCGGCGGGGCGAGGGCGGCCGCGTCATCGCGTTCGGCATCGGCACGCGACGCGAGCGCGACGTCGACGCGGGCACGGATCAGCTCGGCGATCGCGTCCCGCTCGAGCGTCGCGTCGACGACGAGGAACCGGTCGGGCTCGGACGCCGCGAGCTCGAGGTACGTCCGCCGAACACGCTCGTGGAAGGCCGCGGCCTCCGCCTCGAGGCGGTCGAATCGGCCACGGGCGGCGTCGAGTCGGCGGCGCCCCTCGGCGACGTCGAGATCGAGCAGCACCGTGAGGTCGGGGACGAGATCGCGTGTCGCCCAGCGTGACAGCTCGCGGATCTCGTCGCCGCCGAGCTCGCGCCCGGCCCCCTGGTAGGCGATCGAGGAGTCGACGTAGCGGTCCTGCAGCACGACCGTCCCGGCGTGCAGCGCGGGCCTCACGACCGTCGCGATGTGCTGCGCGCGGTCGGCGGCGTAGAGCAGCGCCTCGGCGCGGGCATCGATGTGGCCGCGGCCGTGGAGGACGAGCTCACGGATACTCGCCCCGAGCGGGGTGCCGCCGGGTTCGCGCGTGCGCAGCGTCGAACGTCCCCGCTCGTGCAGCCACTGCTCGAGCAGTTCCGCCTGCGTCGACTTGCCCGCACCGTCACCGCCCTCGAGCGTGACGAAGAGACCCGTCATCCGTCGGTCGGCGTCGCGTCGGGAGCGTCCGATGCCGGCTTCGCCGCCGCCCGTGACCGGCTCGTGGTCGACTTGGCGGTGGTGCTCTTCGCCGTCGTGCTCCTGGCCGTCGTGCTCGACGCCGATGCGGCCCGGGTGGATGAGCGAGCGGCGGTCGTGCCCGACGTCGCCTTGCTCGCCGTGGTCTTCTTTGCCGGGGCCTTCTTCGCGGTAGCTTTCTTCGCGGGGGCCTTCTTCGCGGGGGCCTTCTTGGCCGCGGTCTTCCGCGTCGTCGGCCCCTTGGCGCGCTTGTCGGCGAGCATCTGGACCGCCCGCGCGAAGTCGATGTCCTCCGGGTTCTCGCCGCGCGGTACCGTCACGTTCGTCTCGCCGTCGGTCACGTACGGCCCGAACCGGCCGTCCTTGATCCGGACGGCCTTGCCCGAGACCGGGTCGGCGTCGAACTCCTTGATGTTCGTCTTGGACTGGCGGTTCGCGTACTTGGGCTGGGCGAAGATCTCGAGTGCAGCGGGGAGGTCGATCGAGAAGATCGCGTCCTCGCTCGGGAGCGTGCGGGAGTCCGTGCCCTTGCGGAGGTAGGGGCCGTAGCGTCCGTTCTGGGCCGTGATGTCGTCACCGGACTCGGGGTCCTGACCGACGACGCGAGGCAGCGAGAGCAATTGCAGCGCCTGTTCGAACGTGACCTGCTCGGGGATCATCGACTTGAACAGCGAGGCGGTGCGCGGCTTCGGCGCCGCCGTCTTCTTGGCGCGCGCGGGCTTCTTCTCCTC is drawn from Pseudoclavibacter chungangensis and contains these coding sequences:
- a CDS encoding alpha/beta hydrolase: MTSTTPRATRHRRGIALTLAALAPMLLSGCTLITELQAVGQGTNESSQEVIGPDVPAASRPYYEQELDWSSCGGGLECATATAPMDWSDPAKGDIELALVKMPATGTRLGSLFTNPGGPGASGVDFVESGGSTFFDKPLRQHFDIIGWDPRGVGRSSDVECLDDADMDEWLYGAPDAQADTGASDEEVIAAATAEAQWFADQCAANTGDLLGYVDTMSTVNDLDMLRANVGDAKLNYFGFSYGTDIGAHYIDTYPANVGRVALDGATDPTLPMFDVILQQQAGFADAVRAYLADCLTGPACPFTGSVDDALGQLNDQLVKADETRPTNVDGRVLTSGVYGTAISSAMYADWLWPQLTEAISMYTTRMDPSGLFAFADSYNDRGADGHYTSNSMEAFTAINCLDYPVETDPAKIVEFNEKLAEVTVLGTPGPKTLGDVQCEVWPYRSASTLEPVVGAGAAPVLVIGTTGDPATPIQWAEAVTEQLESAVLIRFEGEGHTAYRQGDVCVNDAVDDYFVDGTVPEGGLDC
- a CDS encoding DNA polymerase III subunit delta', producing MSVWDELGGQPHAIEIFRRAAEASRIPAGDEGASAMTNSWLITGPPGSGRSTTAYAFAAALLCERGGCGTCASCVQVRARSHPDLTAVVTETVQLDIGTARELVERASLSPMISRYRVIVVEDADRMVARTSNTLLKAIEEPPASTVWLLCAPSEADLLPTIRSRVRTVQLRVPSTDDVADLLVRRDGVAPEPARRAAREAQGHVGMARRLATSPEAWARRDASLDHLLGLRTTGEAVRKAAQLVAIAEEDGQAQAADRDEVERAEAFRSLGLEPGQAVPRQMRGIIRDLEEHQKRRAKRGQIDGIDRILTDIQSLLRDLLLVQLEAGVALVNERRRDEIESAAQRSPREATLASLDGVATARVRLAANVPPVLALEAFLIQLTTRHQEST
- the tmk gene encoding dTMP kinase, with translation MTGLFVTLEGGDGAGKSTQAELLEQWLHERGRSTLRTREPGGTPLGASIRELVLHGRGHIDARAEALLYAADRAQHIATVVRPALHAGTVVLQDRYVDSSIAYQGAGRELGGDEIRELSRWATRDLVPDLTVLLDLDVAEGRRRLDAARGRFDRLEAEAAAFHERVRRTYLELAASEPDRFLVVDATLERDAIAELIRARVDVALASRADAERDDAAALAPPEGER